The genomic stretch ccaggtttacgctgttatttggaaaagtagggacttcaaaggtgcaaatggaaaacccatcacacatgccagtttgattatggaactacctaaaagaataggCATAATCAAGgtgcaagcacatactaagagccaaaccatggaagctaaaggaaatgcatttgcagatgcagaagccaagagaattgccttacgatcaaaagaacctgagcaagttttAGTAGTTTAAGATGTGAAaaaaatgcccagtgaagaggagttgatcaaaattcaacaacaagcatcacaaggagaaaaggagaaatggacacgattgggggcagaagaagatgaacatggactttggaagtcaagagaattaaagtaatgtctaccagcagctctatttccacctatgttacaagtagctcatggacaagtacatcattcaaaggaagccatggtaaatagagtacaagagcattggatagctctaggcttcaataaagctgcaacaaactttggagcaggatgctggatctgtggaatcagcaatccaggacaaagaaccaagacacctctaggaactatacccaaagcctcttacccatttcaaagactacaaatcaactatatacagttgccacgaagcggtccatatgaatatgtactagtagcaacggacatgtttagtcactgggccgaagcctggccagtaagcaaagccacagcaaaaaccactgcaaagaaactgataacagaagtagtatgtagatttgggatacctgaggttatagaatcagatagaggtacacatttcacaggagaagtcatgcagcatataatgaaagatttgggggtgcagcaggccttccacgtgccttaccgtccccagccgagtggggagggggaacatctgaactttgactttaagctaaaactacagaaaatgatgacagaaaccaaaagaacttggccagaatgcctacctatagtcttgttcaatattaggaccacacccatgagacctagtaaactgactccatatgaaatattgtttgggtcagctccaagaacaggttgttattatccacaacaattacaacttaatcatggtgatttaacaggttatgtacaggaggtctgtaaaacattgactaacctccattgccaagtgttttcttccattccagacccagaaggatcagctacgcataagctaaatccaggagattgggtctatttaaagagacatgtgagaaagacctttgaaccaagatatgatggtccatatcaagtgctgctaaccacgcctacctcaatcagggtgaaaggtcgtgatacctgattacacgcctcccactcgaagaagctgacagtgactctccagtcagaagaatgaagttgcttatcctttggttgttgttaagggtaatccccaaggtttggactataagtccaggcaactggtttactgaaagggaatagttcaggcctagtgtaggtagaatagggagaaaaagtggaatcaaaaagaggggaaatgatagtgtaggagcttccgcagtatagcaaatatatattgattcacgctttttcgcatttattaagatatttactgttaatcacaaaatgagttcatgtgtccttaagaaaaatgtgcagagctggtcagaatactatatttgctgaatatcttgttttaaagcatgacttgtaaaagacaaatgcaacattaaatgtatccaaggcggacaaagcaacaccagatatatccaaggctaattgagaagaatgctgaaagaaatcttctgagtttatgtccgaaagactgataaacgaaacaataaccattttcaaggctgttctagttgccacttggaacattgtatgacaatcgatgtatttcaagacatacatggtgtattctgattggctaaatgtattggcaaacatgaatcctttgtctttaagctataaataataaagctatgacggcccctagcaggtcatttatgatttgcataggttacacatgaacttgtgtcatcttatcattcattgacctccaaccggttgctaaaggaacagaattctgactgattactgaagagagtttatagaccagacctgaataggttaacataccctaacaacagtaaaacacacttgtaaagcaccaaattcacttgtgcccccccatccccccctgttttgcaccctgatacttgtagtcagaagtgaaggaggaccagcctgagaagagagaacatggcactgagcagtgtgctggctgcctgaggaagaagcttgccatcacctgtggtgagctaggtaattgataagaaaggtgtttcaccacagctgatggcaatcatacattaccaggaaagtccaggaacagagcattttctccctcatggagagggtcaggtaggcaagtatgacaaggtctagatcagaggttctcaaactcggtcctcgggggcacacacagtgcatgttttgcaggtaacccagcaggtgcacaggtgtattaattactcactgacacattttaaaaggtccacaggtggagctaattttttcacttgcgattctgtgaggagacctgtaaaacatgcactgtgtgtgcccccgaggaccgagtttgagaacctctggtctagatagACAGTCGAAAGGTCCACACCATATGGTCGATGGGCGTTAGGTCATCATGGACAGTTGACAGTTAAACAGTAGACAATTCAAAAAGGTTAACAGGTTGAAAAGGTGGACATGGCAGTGGTCAGCATAAGTTTCTTAGGGTTTTCATATTTTTTCAACTCTTGCTTGGTTTACCATCCAGGTGACCAAAGagtgggaatagtaaccagtgccAAGCTCAGAGGCAACGGAGCGCGCCACCttacccgaaacatggcgagcgagaCGAGACGATGAGGGTCTGTGTTAGCACTAATTGGTGGTCACAGGTGATGAAATGTGTAGACTTTTTTTGTGTTGACCCAtttccctgttgaccttttgatcccgTTGATCTTTTAACCTTGTTGACCATATAGCGTCACCCTATTGTTTGTATAAAACCTGTAGATCTTATACCACACCCCCGGTAACTTATCTGGACAAGTGCTATTTGTTATCCATAGAACGTAGTTACTCAGCAGTCATTAAGCTTTTTCAGGATTTAACTTTTTATTTAGACATTATAGTTCCTTGGTCTGCTGACCACGCGTGCTGCTTATTGTTACTTTCACTTGTATACATCTATGCTTTTAtggtattattgttattatatgaAATTGTTACAACCTGCTGCTTTTTATTGCATTGAAGAGTCATTTCAATATAGCGCAGCCCGGCTGCAGTGAATGAGCTGCTGTTACACAGATAGAACACATCTCATTGCCACAAATAACTGTGTGCGCAATAAGACCACGGACACACGAGGTGCTGCTGCCCTCAGCATCATCCTCTACAACTAAAGcccgcagctgctgcagccgcatAGTGACAAGGACAGGAGCCGATCACATGACTCATTGCTCTGTTGCGCTGTCATTACATAACCAGGGCGGCACCAGACTTGTCACTCAAACGTAGAGGCGGGGCCAAAAGCCTGGCCGTAAACAGAAGGGAATCACCTGCGTTGCGGGAGGGGGAGTGCGCGCTGTGCGTGATGACGTCACCACACAGAATGTAAACAAGTCTGGGGAATGGTAGAACGTGCTGGATGATTCTGGGTTGGGCAGCAGTGTTGTCATAAAGGGGAACTGTTATAGAGTTACTGTGTAACAAGGCCATTATTACTTTCCAGATGCGTCTACTATGATGTCATGTATAAATATCTGAAATCACCAGCTCTCAATGTATTAGTGCACAAGTGATCCCTGTTACACACTACTAAGTGCCCAATCAGTGTATATACTATCTGATAGGGGTGCCCATCAGCCAGATGAGCACTGATGTCACCATCTATAGCATCATCATTGATTGGCATAGGTGGTATAAAACTATTAGCTGGAGCCATCGATTGCTTACACCGCGCTGTGGTGATTGGTAGGCAGCAGACCGATCACTGAAGAGAGTGGGCCTTAGCAGTGCCAGCGGTGGTGGGGTGAAGCTTTCTTCCCTTGCACCaaggagagggaagggggggtgggggcaacTGTTCTGACATGGATTGCAAAACTATCGCTGGCAAACCATTGTTGGTTGTTAACCATCAATGGCCTACCATGAAACTATTGGCTCTGTTCAGAAGAATAATGTGCAAGGCTGCACATGTATATGGCTTTTAGGGGAAGTTTTCATATATGTCCTACATATATACagcgcatccggaaagtattcacagcgcttcactttcttGACATGTTGTTATATtagagccttattccaaaatggaataaattcatttttccccctctaaattctacacacaataccccataatgataacgtggaaaaaagttttttttttagatttttgcaaatttattaaaaataaaaaactctgATCTCTCCCTTCTGGAATATGACAAAGCAGTGGAGAGTCATCTGTCCTCAAGTGCTTCATGAAACAGGGATTATCAGATTCACTACCACATAAAGAGACCCCATAGTATCTGTAGCTAtgactggtagagcacattattggTGATTGACCAGGGAAGTTATTGGGTGACATTTGTGGGGTCTATAAAGAATCCGTGTAGTGACAATATCATCTTTGGAATAACAGGTTTGATGTAGTGATGTATATGCTTGGGAATATGACACTGCTATTATCATTAAGCATCCTAATCACCTATCTATACTGATTATATAGGGATAAACATATTTGGAATACTACCAGTATTATTATTGGAGTCCCAGTGGCACACATATACTGATGATGTAGGACGTTGATGTAGGATGTGTATTACTGGGATAAGGATAGTATATAGCCAGTGGCACACATATACTGATGATGTAGGTATGTGTATAGATGTGTGGAGTAGTAGCAGTACTATTACTGGAGTTCCAGTGGCACACATATACTGATGGTGTAGGTATATAGATGTGTGGAGAAATACCAGTAACATTGCCGGAGTGCCAGTGGCACACATATAATTACTGATGATGTAGGACGTTGATGTAGGGATGTGTATTACTGGGATAAGGATAGTATATAGCCAGTGGCACACATATACTGATGGTGTAGGTATATAGATGTGTGGAGGAATACCAGTACTATTACCGGAGTGCCAGTGGCAGACATGTAATACCAGCGCTGTGTAGTCACAGATAGGGAATGTGACAGGGATGCGGGTTACACAAGGCGGGGGCGGTTCCCGGTGTCACTGGGATATTTCTGCCTCCTGATAACATGGGATATATTTACCCCCGGCAGCGCCTGCCAGGCAGCTCGGTATAAGTACAGCAGACGGGAGCAAGAGGCTCATCATcatacccagcagcagcagcacagggctcACACACACCTCCTCCTCCCGCACCATGCCCGCCTTCTCCTACCTCCCCCGGGCTCCGGGGAGCGCGCACACCCACTCCTGCAAGCCCATGTGCAGCAGCATCAGCAGCTCGGAGAGGATCGTGCCCATCCGCCTCCTGCAGCCCAGCCGTGGGGGCCCGCCGCGGCTCCCGGGGCTCGGCAGCATGCAGCTCTCTGCCCCGCAGCTGCAGCCCGCACAGGAGCCGCCGCCCTCCTCCCCCGATCTCCGGGCATGGCTGAGTGACATCAGGCCGGagcgcccagcagcagcagcatcaccccCCGAGGCCGATGAGGACAGCAGCTGCAGCCCCGGGCACTGGCGCCCCTCCGCCCCCCTGCAGCCGGCGGAGCGTGGCCCCCGGTCCTCGGAGTCCCAGCAGGAGCGCCTGGCGCTGCACCTGGCCGAGCTGGAGAAGCAGGACCGCTACCTGCGGGAGCAGCAGCGCTACCGCTTCCACATCATCCCGGACGGCAACTGCCTGTACCGGGCTGTGAGCCAGGCGGTGTACGGCGAGCAGGGCCTGCACCCGGAGCTGCGGGAGCGCACCGTGCACCATGTGGCCGACCACCTGGACACCTTCTCCCTCATCATCGAGGGCGACGCCGGGGAGTTCCTGATCAACGCCGCCCAGGACGGGGCATGGGCCGGGTACCCGGAGCTGTTGGCCATGAGCCAGATGCTGGACGTCAACATCCACCTGACCACGGGGGGCCGCCCGGAGTGCCCCACCGTCTCCACCATGGCCCACCACCTGGGGGGAGAGGACCCGGCCCGGCCCAGCATCTGGCTCAGCTGGCTCAGCAACGGCCACTACGACGCCGTGTTCAAAGAGCCGCTGCCCAACCCGGAGTACGAGGACTGGTGCAAGCGGAGCCAGGCCCAGAGGCAGCGGGACCAGGAGCTGGCCAAGTCCATGGCCCTCTCCCTCTCCAAGATGTACATTGAACAGAACTGCTCATGAGGTGGGGGCCCCTAGCCCTATGGAGTTGAGACCCTAGCCCTGCGGAGATGGGTCCCTAGCCCTGAGATGATGAACATCTGGTCCTGAGGATATTGACTGTTATCCCTGAGGTTATGGACCCCTAGCCCTGAGAAGGTGGGCCCAAGCCATTACCACCCAACGGGTTTGAGGCCCCTCCAGTCCATGCTTACAGCACTTTAACCCTTTACAATGACTACTGACTTGAGGCCTTATCCATCCTGATTTGTATGGTGTCGGATCTTCGGTTGATACATGGACCCTGCGCTATCACAGATGTATATTACACAGCGATTTGTAAAGGATGATGATGTATTTTTGCTACATTGTGTTACTAGGTGGTCCTGCTGCTGAGGGAATTGGATGCTTTGTATCAGGTGGGGTTTGTGTGAGGCCAGTGACCAGGGGTGGGAGGCAGCAGCATGGCCAGGACTCCTTTCTCCCTCTCTTACTGCTCACTATTTATTAATGCAATTCCTATTTTTCAAGTTTTGTATGTTTGGGATTTATATGTACATTCTAGTTACATTCCCACTTAGTTTGGAATGAATAAAATTTTTCTTAACTTTTTATTCCTCTTGTCTCCCAGTGTTTTTCCTGGTTCCTTTGTCTTGTGGCACAGCTGGTCCAGCCTTTAGGAGGTCTGCTACAGGCTGATGGTTGGTGTGAGCTCTGCTGCATCAATGCTCCCACCCTCAGCCTGTTCATGTATAGAATATTGTATAATGTGCATTAGGTACAGGATTTTATGTTTTAAAGATTGATTTTAATTGTCGTTTCTCAAGGCAGATGATACGTAAATGTTAAGAAATGTGGCTTCCCTGCTACTGGGAACGACAAATCACAGTATGCTGGAGCACTAGGACCGGTAGTTACACAAGACCTGTTTTGCTGCAGTTTTCTGACTTCTGTTAATACATATGAATATATAGTGGCTACTGACGAGACTGACAAGCGgtctcccggcggtcacaatgccgcagTCCTGACAGGCTGTGCAGTCCTGTCCCTGGAATACCTGCGCaataggcttttctccctctgtgtgtgTTCACGAACCCAATACAGGGAAAAtatatcctgtggcgagcgcaacgaacCACGGTGCCTGCTGCGTGGCAATCGCAGAGAGCATGCAAGGGGCTTTCCAGCGCACGCCCCGCTGCCGGCGTACTGGTAGCCAGGATCCCGCTGTCTGAATCATGACATATGTATTCCGTTTTGtatcagtcttttttttttttatgacaccAGGTTGTCATTCGAGCAAATTCCTGAATCATGCACAGGTAAATTACTTATAACTGCAACTTGTAAATATGACCTGCTGGCGTTTCTCAACTCTTTCATGTTAACACAAACATTGTCATGATAGGAAGGCATTTGGCAGGAGCTCAATGACATGATATAGATCATATAtatctttaaaacataaaacagAGGAAAATATGTATTGTTATGGACACATATTTCAAGTCCGCACAATTAAACCACATTACACCTTCAATATACACAAACTACTGTATATGGTCATATAGGGCAATCTTTTGCAAGGAGTACTAAATATGCATCTCACAAATAACAGGAAAAGTATGTGCTATGCATGTGAAGATTCTCCACATTA from Pseudophryne corroboree isolate aPseCor3 chromosome 5, aPseCor3.hap2, whole genome shotgun sequence encodes the following:
- the OTUD1 gene encoding OTU domain-containing protein 1, with translation MPAFSYLPRAPGSAHTHSCKPMCSSISSSERIVPIRLLQPSRGGPPRLPGLGSMQLSAPQLQPAQEPPPSSPDLRAWLSDIRPERPAAAASPPEADEDSSCSPGHWRPSAPLQPAERGPRSSESQQERLALHLAELEKQDRYLREQQRYRFHIIPDGNCLYRAVSQAVYGEQGLHPELRERTVHHVADHLDTFSLIIEGDAGEFLINAAQDGAWAGYPELLAMSQMLDVNIHLTTGGRPECPTVSTMAHHLGGEDPARPSIWLSWLSNGHYDAVFKEPLPNPEYEDWCKRSQAQRQRDQELAKSMALSLSKMYIEQNCS